The Chryseobacterium sp. 52 genome includes a region encoding these proteins:
- a CDS encoding DUF2809 domain-containing protein — MKLKFSLKYLLLTLFIFLIEVLIATKLADIFFVRAYLGDVIVVMLLYTFVKSFVKINDEKLILGILIFSCLVEFAQYFTVAEKLGFRPGSLMYIVIGNSFSWIDILCYAVGCLLLYLFVKLNSKRAEELSI, encoded by the coding sequence ATGAAATTAAAATTCAGTCTGAAATATCTTCTTCTTACCCTCTTTATTTTCCTCATAGAAGTATTAATTGCCACAAAGCTGGCAGACATTTTCTTTGTAAGGGCCTATCTGGGAGATGTTATTGTCGTGATGCTTTTATATACTTTTGTTAAAAGTTTTGTAAAGATCAATGATGAGAAACTCATTCTTGGAATTTTGATTTTTTCCTGTCTGGTAGAATTTGCACAATACTTTACGGTTGCAGAAAAACTAGGCTTCCGTCCTGGAAGCCTGATGTATATTGTCATTGGAAATTCTTTCTCGTGGATCGATATTCTGTGTTACGCTGTAGGATGCCTGTTGCTTTATCTTTTTGTGAAATTAAATTCAAAAAGGGCAGAAGAACTGAGTATATAA